Proteins co-encoded in one Sus scrofa isolate TJ Tabasco breed Duroc chromosome 14, Sscrofa11.1, whole genome shotgun sequence genomic window:
- the MARCH8 gene encoding E3 ubiquitin-protein ligase MARCH8 isoform X1: MSMPLHQISAIPSQDATSSRVYRSKTKEKEREEQNEKTLGHSMSHSSNISKAGGSSVASAPVSAFSRTSVTPSNQDICSSSAVFSECCHHSPVQSAVVLKAPPCQSSLTQGLTVTVVCQDAVQVSKRNSCGSEWAQALKPAKNTKARRTLKFSKSLNDVGEKAQDTLESFDYVERTCSEGKLVLPQDPCLRGNRFHQKEKRTLNHKPFGNSKRSCVSSLSANCSVASEVGAGKAGLHIPLLDEKADGEAASRSRRLLRYLLSLSHGSSTSSLHRFHELQSCAPGLHPAKSSSGLAGSAGFCSDDMGDDDVFEDSMSAKLKSKVLRAPLCSVEKDSDLDCPSPLSEKYPPISPVSTSGDACRSPSHRNKQLRAWPGPDPSFFSGQVSPPALQLLEETLLFLKSLLSSLRICHCEGDDESPLITPCHCTGSLHFVHQACLQQWIKSSDTRCCELCKFEFIMETKQKPLRKWEMLQMTARERRRIMCSVTFHVIAITCVVWSLYVLIDRTAEEIKQGQATGILEWPFWTKLVVVAIGFTGGLLFMYVQCKVYVQLWKRLKAYNRVIYVQNCPETSKKNIFEKSALTEPNFENKDGRGICHSDTNSSCCTEPEDTGAEIVHV; the protein is encoded by the exons GCTGGGGGTTCCTCGGTGGCATCTGCTCCAGTGTCAGCCTTCTCTCGCACCTCTGTCACGCCCTCCAATCAGGACATCTGCAG TTCCAGTGCAGTGTTTTCTGAGTGTTGTCACCACAGTCCCGTGCAGTCTGCTGTTGTCTTGAAAGCTCCTCCATGCCAGAGTTCTCTGACGCAAGGGCTCACTGTGACAGTTGTCTGTCAAGATGCAGTACAGGTGTCAAAGAGAAATTCCTGTGGTTCAGAGTGGGCCCAGGCCTTGAAGCCTGCTAAGAATACCAAAGCCAGAAGGACACTGAAGTTCTCAAAATCCCTAAACGATGTGGGTGAGAAGGCCCAGGACACTTTGGAAAGTTTTGACTATGTGGAGAGAACTTGCTCTGAAGGGAAGCTGGTGCTCCCTCAAGACCCGTGTCTCAGAGGTAACAGGTTccaccagaaagagaaaagaacgcTGAATCACAAACCTTTTGGCAATTCCAAACGTTCATGTGTTTCATCCCTTTCTGCCAACTGTTCAGTGGCATCAGAGGTGGGCGCTGGCAAGGCGGGCTTACACATCCCTCTGCTAGACGAGAAGGCGGATGGCGAGGCCGCATCCAGAAGTCGGCGGCTGCTCCGGTACCTGCTCTCGCTCTCTCACGGTTCGAGCACCAGCAGCCTGCACCGGTTCCACGAGCTGCAGAGCTGCGCCCCTGGCCTGCACCCCGCCAAGTCGTCCAGCGGGCTGGCGGGGAGTGCGGGCTTCTGCTCCGACGACATGGGCGACGACGATGTCTTTGAGGACAGCATGTCTGCAAAACTGAAGAGCAAGGTCCTGCGGGCACCCCTCTGCTCAGTGGAGAAGGACAGTGACCTGGACTGTCCTTCCCCTCTGTCTGAAAAGTACCCCCCCATCTCTCCTGTGTCCACGTCAGGGGACGCTTGCAG AAGCCCCTCTCACAGAAACAAACAGCTGAGAGCCTGGCCTGGGCCAGATCCCAGCTTCTTTTCAGGCCAGGTGTCCCCACCTGCTCTTCAGCTGCTGGAAGAGACccttctgtttcttaaaagtcTGTTAAGTTCCTTGAG GATCTGTCACTGTGAAGGGGATGATGAGAGCCCTCTGATCACCCCATGCCACTGCACGGGGAGCCTCCATTTCGTGCACCAGGCCTGCCTGCAGCAGTGGATCAAGAGCTCCGACacgcgctgctgtgagctgtgcaagTTCGAGTTCATCATGGAGACCAAGCAGAAGCCTCTGAGAAAG TGGGAGATGCTGCAGATGACAGCCAGAGAGCGCCGGAGGATCATGTGCTCAGTGACGTTCCATGTCATCGCCATCACCTGTGTGGTCTGGTCCTTGTATGTGCTCATCGATCGCACTGCTGAGGAGATCAAGCAGGGGCAGGCAACAG GAATCCTAGAGTGGCCCTTTTGGACTAAATTGGTGGTTGTGGCCATCGGCTTTACTGGTGGACTTCTTTTTATGTATGTTCAGTGCAAAGTGTATGTACAATTATGGAAGAGACTCAAGGCTTATAACAGAGTAATCTATGTTCAAAATTGTCcagaaacaagcaaaaagaatatttttgaaaaatctgcACTAACAGAGCCcaactttgaaaataaagatgGACGTGGAATCTGTCATTCCGACACAAACTCTTCTTGTTGCACAGAACCTGAAGACACTGGAGCAGAGATTGTTCACGTCTGA
- the MARCH8 gene encoding E3 ubiquitin-protein ligase MARCH8 isoform X6 has translation MPPLLESTENEKTLGHSMSHSSNISKAGGSSVASAPVSAFSRTSVTPSNQDICSSSAVFSECCHHSPVQSAVVLKAPPCQSSLTQGLTVTVVCQDAVQVSKRNSCGSEWAQALKPAKNTKARRTLKFSKSLNDVGEKAQDTLESFDYVERTCSEGKLVLPQDPCLRGNRFHQKEKRTLNHKPFGNSKRSCVSSLSANCSVASEVGAGKAGLHIPLLDEKADGEAASRSRRLLRYLLSLSHGSSTSSLHRFHELQSCAPGLHPAKSSSGLAGSAGFCSDDMGDDDVFEDSMSAKLKSKVLRAPLCSVEKDSDLDCPSPLSEKYPPISPVSTSGDACRICHCEGDDESPLITPCHCTGSLHFVHQACLQQWIKSSDTRCCELCKFEFIMETKQKPLRKWEMLQMTARERRRIMCSVTFHVIAITCVVWSLYVLIDRTAEEIKQGQATGILEWPFWTKLVVVAIGFTGGLLFMYVQCKVYVQLWKRLKAYNRVIYVQNCPETSKKNIFEKSALTEPNFENKDGRGICHSDTNSSCCTEPEDTGAEIVHV, from the exons GCTGGGGGTTCCTCGGTGGCATCTGCTCCAGTGTCAGCCTTCTCTCGCACCTCTGTCACGCCCTCCAATCAGGACATCTGCAG TTCCAGTGCAGTGTTTTCTGAGTGTTGTCACCACAGTCCCGTGCAGTCTGCTGTTGTCTTGAAAGCTCCTCCATGCCAGAGTTCTCTGACGCAAGGGCTCACTGTGACAGTTGTCTGTCAAGATGCAGTACAGGTGTCAAAGAGAAATTCCTGTGGTTCAGAGTGGGCCCAGGCCTTGAAGCCTGCTAAGAATACCAAAGCCAGAAGGACACTGAAGTTCTCAAAATCCCTAAACGATGTGGGTGAGAAGGCCCAGGACACTTTGGAAAGTTTTGACTATGTGGAGAGAACTTGCTCTGAAGGGAAGCTGGTGCTCCCTCAAGACCCGTGTCTCAGAGGTAACAGGTTccaccagaaagagaaaagaacgcTGAATCACAAACCTTTTGGCAATTCCAAACGTTCATGTGTTTCATCCCTTTCTGCCAACTGTTCAGTGGCATCAGAGGTGGGCGCTGGCAAGGCGGGCTTACACATCCCTCTGCTAGACGAGAAGGCGGATGGCGAGGCCGCATCCAGAAGTCGGCGGCTGCTCCGGTACCTGCTCTCGCTCTCTCACGGTTCGAGCACCAGCAGCCTGCACCGGTTCCACGAGCTGCAGAGCTGCGCCCCTGGCCTGCACCCCGCCAAGTCGTCCAGCGGGCTGGCGGGGAGTGCGGGCTTCTGCTCCGACGACATGGGCGACGACGATGTCTTTGAGGACAGCATGTCTGCAAAACTGAAGAGCAAGGTCCTGCGGGCACCCCTCTGCTCAGTGGAGAAGGACAGTGACCTGGACTGTCCTTCCCCTCTGTCTGAAAAGTACCCCCCCATCTCTCCTGTGTCCACGTCAGGGGACGCTTGCAG GATCTGTCACTGTGAAGGGGATGATGAGAGCCCTCTGATCACCCCATGCCACTGCACGGGGAGCCTCCATTTCGTGCACCAGGCCTGCCTGCAGCAGTGGATCAAGAGCTCCGACacgcgctgctgtgagctgtgcaagTTCGAGTTCATCATGGAGACCAAGCAGAAGCCTCTGAGAAAG TGGGAGATGCTGCAGATGACAGCCAGAGAGCGCCGGAGGATCATGTGCTCAGTGACGTTCCATGTCATCGCCATCACCTGTGTGGTCTGGTCCTTGTATGTGCTCATCGATCGCACTGCTGAGGAGATCAAGCAGGGGCAGGCAACAG GAATCCTAGAGTGGCCCTTTTGGACTAAATTGGTGGTTGTGGCCATCGGCTTTACTGGTGGACTTCTTTTTATGTATGTTCAGTGCAAAGTGTATGTACAATTATGGAAGAGACTCAAGGCTTATAACAGAGTAATCTATGTTCAAAATTGTCcagaaacaagcaaaaagaatatttttgaaaaatctgcACTAACAGAGCCcaactttgaaaataaagatgGACGTGGAATCTGTCATTCCGACACAAACTCTTCTTGTTGCACAGAACCTGAAGACACTGGAGCAGAGATTGTTCACGTCTGA
- the MARCH8 gene encoding E3 ubiquitin-protein ligase MARCH8 isoform X5: MSMPLHQISAIPSQDATSSRVYRSKTKEKEREEQNEKTLGHSMSHSSNISKAGGSSVASAPVSAFSRTSVTPSNQDICSSSAVFSECCHHSPVQSAVVLKAPPCQSSLTQGLTVTVVCQDAVQVSKRNSCGSEWAQALKPAKNTKARRTLKFSKSLNDVGEKAQDTLESFDYVERTCSEGKLVLPQDPCLRGNRFHQKEKRTLNHKPFGNSKRSCVSSLSANCSVASEVGAGKAGLHIPLLDEKADGEAASRSRRLLRYLLSLSHGSSTSSLHRFHELQSCAPGLHPAKSSSGLAGSAGFCSDDMGDDDVFEDSMSAKLKSKVLRAPLCSVEKDSDLDCPSPLSEKYPPISPVSTSGDACRICHCEGDDESPLITPCHCTGSLHFVHQACLQQWIKSSDTRCCELCKFEFIMETKQKPLRKWEMLQMTARERRRIMCSVTFHVIAITCVVWSLYVLIDRTAEEIKQGQATGILEWPFWTKLVVVAIGFTGGLLFMYVQCKVYVQLWKRLKAYNRVIYVQNCPETSKKNIFEKSALTEPNFENKDGRGICHSDTNSSCCTEPEDTGAEIVHV, translated from the exons GCTGGGGGTTCCTCGGTGGCATCTGCTCCAGTGTCAGCCTTCTCTCGCACCTCTGTCACGCCCTCCAATCAGGACATCTGCAG TTCCAGTGCAGTGTTTTCTGAGTGTTGTCACCACAGTCCCGTGCAGTCTGCTGTTGTCTTGAAAGCTCCTCCATGCCAGAGTTCTCTGACGCAAGGGCTCACTGTGACAGTTGTCTGTCAAGATGCAGTACAGGTGTCAAAGAGAAATTCCTGTGGTTCAGAGTGGGCCCAGGCCTTGAAGCCTGCTAAGAATACCAAAGCCAGAAGGACACTGAAGTTCTCAAAATCCCTAAACGATGTGGGTGAGAAGGCCCAGGACACTTTGGAAAGTTTTGACTATGTGGAGAGAACTTGCTCTGAAGGGAAGCTGGTGCTCCCTCAAGACCCGTGTCTCAGAGGTAACAGGTTccaccagaaagagaaaagaacgcTGAATCACAAACCTTTTGGCAATTCCAAACGTTCATGTGTTTCATCCCTTTCTGCCAACTGTTCAGTGGCATCAGAGGTGGGCGCTGGCAAGGCGGGCTTACACATCCCTCTGCTAGACGAGAAGGCGGATGGCGAGGCCGCATCCAGAAGTCGGCGGCTGCTCCGGTACCTGCTCTCGCTCTCTCACGGTTCGAGCACCAGCAGCCTGCACCGGTTCCACGAGCTGCAGAGCTGCGCCCCTGGCCTGCACCCCGCCAAGTCGTCCAGCGGGCTGGCGGGGAGTGCGGGCTTCTGCTCCGACGACATGGGCGACGACGATGTCTTTGAGGACAGCATGTCTGCAAAACTGAAGAGCAAGGTCCTGCGGGCACCCCTCTGCTCAGTGGAGAAGGACAGTGACCTGGACTGTCCTTCCCCTCTGTCTGAAAAGTACCCCCCCATCTCTCCTGTGTCCACGTCAGGGGACGCTTGCAG GATCTGTCACTGTGAAGGGGATGATGAGAGCCCTCTGATCACCCCATGCCACTGCACGGGGAGCCTCCATTTCGTGCACCAGGCCTGCCTGCAGCAGTGGATCAAGAGCTCCGACacgcgctgctgtgagctgtgcaagTTCGAGTTCATCATGGAGACCAAGCAGAAGCCTCTGAGAAAG TGGGAGATGCTGCAGATGACAGCCAGAGAGCGCCGGAGGATCATGTGCTCAGTGACGTTCCATGTCATCGCCATCACCTGTGTGGTCTGGTCCTTGTATGTGCTCATCGATCGCACTGCTGAGGAGATCAAGCAGGGGCAGGCAACAG GAATCCTAGAGTGGCCCTTTTGGACTAAATTGGTGGTTGTGGCCATCGGCTTTACTGGTGGACTTCTTTTTATGTATGTTCAGTGCAAAGTGTATGTACAATTATGGAAGAGACTCAAGGCTTATAACAGAGTAATCTATGTTCAAAATTGTCcagaaacaagcaaaaagaatatttttgaaaaatctgcACTAACAGAGCCcaactttgaaaataaagatgGACGTGGAATCTGTCATTCCGACACAAACTCTTCTTGTTGCACAGAACCTGAAGACACTGGAGCAGAGATTGTTCACGTCTGA
- the MARCH8 gene encoding E3 ubiquitin-protein ligase MARCH8 isoform X7, whose translation MSMPLHQISAIPSQDATSSRVYRSKTKEKEREEQNEKTLGHSMSHSSNISKAGGSSVASAPVSAFSRTSVTPSNQDICSSSAVFSECCHHSPVQSAVVLKAPPCQSSLTQGLTVTVVCQDAVQVSKRNSCGSEWAQALKPAKNTKARRTLKFSKSLNDVGEKAQDTLESFDYVERTCSEGKLVLPQDPCLRGNRFHQKEKRTLNHKPFGNSKRSCVSSLSANCSVASEVGAGKAGLHIPLLDEKADGEAASRSRRLLRYLLSLSHGSSTSSLHRFHELQSCAPGLHPAKSSSGLAGSAGFCSDDMGDDDVFEDSMSAKLKSKVLRAPLCSVEKDSDLDCPSPLSEKYPPISPVSTSGDACRSPSHRNKQLRAWPGPDPSFFSGQVSPPALQLLEETLLFLKSLLSSLRICHCEGDDESPLITPCHCTGSLHFVHQACLQQWIKSSDTRCCELCKFEFIMETKQKPLRKWEMLQMTARERRRIMCSVTFHVIAITCVVWSLYVLIDRTAEEIKQGQATEPEDTGAEIVHV comes from the exons GCTGGGGGTTCCTCGGTGGCATCTGCTCCAGTGTCAGCCTTCTCTCGCACCTCTGTCACGCCCTCCAATCAGGACATCTGCAG TTCCAGTGCAGTGTTTTCTGAGTGTTGTCACCACAGTCCCGTGCAGTCTGCTGTTGTCTTGAAAGCTCCTCCATGCCAGAGTTCTCTGACGCAAGGGCTCACTGTGACAGTTGTCTGTCAAGATGCAGTACAGGTGTCAAAGAGAAATTCCTGTGGTTCAGAGTGGGCCCAGGCCTTGAAGCCTGCTAAGAATACCAAAGCCAGAAGGACACTGAAGTTCTCAAAATCCCTAAACGATGTGGGTGAGAAGGCCCAGGACACTTTGGAAAGTTTTGACTATGTGGAGAGAACTTGCTCTGAAGGGAAGCTGGTGCTCCCTCAAGACCCGTGTCTCAGAGGTAACAGGTTccaccagaaagagaaaagaacgcTGAATCACAAACCTTTTGGCAATTCCAAACGTTCATGTGTTTCATCCCTTTCTGCCAACTGTTCAGTGGCATCAGAGGTGGGCGCTGGCAAGGCGGGCTTACACATCCCTCTGCTAGACGAGAAGGCGGATGGCGAGGCCGCATCCAGAAGTCGGCGGCTGCTCCGGTACCTGCTCTCGCTCTCTCACGGTTCGAGCACCAGCAGCCTGCACCGGTTCCACGAGCTGCAGAGCTGCGCCCCTGGCCTGCACCCCGCCAAGTCGTCCAGCGGGCTGGCGGGGAGTGCGGGCTTCTGCTCCGACGACATGGGCGACGACGATGTCTTTGAGGACAGCATGTCTGCAAAACTGAAGAGCAAGGTCCTGCGGGCACCCCTCTGCTCAGTGGAGAAGGACAGTGACCTGGACTGTCCTTCCCCTCTGTCTGAAAAGTACCCCCCCATCTCTCCTGTGTCCACGTCAGGGGACGCTTGCAG AAGCCCCTCTCACAGAAACAAACAGCTGAGAGCCTGGCCTGGGCCAGATCCCAGCTTCTTTTCAGGCCAGGTGTCCCCACCTGCTCTTCAGCTGCTGGAAGAGACccttctgtttcttaaaagtcTGTTAAGTTCCTTGAG GATCTGTCACTGTGAAGGGGATGATGAGAGCCCTCTGATCACCCCATGCCACTGCACGGGGAGCCTCCATTTCGTGCACCAGGCCTGCCTGCAGCAGTGGATCAAGAGCTCCGACacgcgctgctgtgagctgtgcaagTTCGAGTTCATCATGGAGACCAAGCAGAAGCCTCTGAGAAAG TGGGAGATGCTGCAGATGACAGCCAGAGAGCGCCGGAGGATCATGTGCTCAGTGACGTTCCATGTCATCGCCATCACCTGTGTGGTCTGGTCCTTGTATGTGCTCATCGATCGCACTGCTGAGGAGATCAAGCAGGGGCAGGCAACAG AACCTGAAGACACTGGAGCAGAGATTGTTCACGTCTGA
- the MARCH8 gene encoding E3 ubiquitin-protein ligase MARCH8 isoform X2: MPPLLESTENEKTLGHSMSHSSNISKAGGSSVASAPVSAFSRTSVTPSNQDICSSSAVFSECCHHSPVQSAVVLKAPPCQSSLTQGLTVTVVCQDAVQVSKRNSCGSEWAQALKPAKNTKARRTLKFSKSLNDVGEKAQDTLESFDYVERTCSEGKLVLPQDPCLRGNRFHQKEKRTLNHKPFGNSKRSCVSSLSANCSVASEVGAGKAGLHIPLLDEKADGEAASRSRRLLRYLLSLSHGSSTSSLHRFHELQSCAPGLHPAKSSSGLAGSAGFCSDDMGDDDVFEDSMSAKLKSKVLRAPLCSVEKDSDLDCPSPLSEKYPPISPVSTSGDACRSPSHRNKQLRAWPGPDPSFFSGQVSPPALQLLEETLLFLKSLLSSLRICHCEGDDESPLITPCHCTGSLHFVHQACLQQWIKSSDTRCCELCKFEFIMETKQKPLRKWEMLQMTARERRRIMCSVTFHVIAITCVVWSLYVLIDRTAEEIKQGQATGILEWPFWTKLVVVAIGFTGGLLFMYVQCKVYVQLWKRLKAYNRVIYVQNCPETSKKNIFEKSALTEPNFENKDGRGICHSDTNSSCCTEPEDTGAEIVHV, from the exons GCTGGGGGTTCCTCGGTGGCATCTGCTCCAGTGTCAGCCTTCTCTCGCACCTCTGTCACGCCCTCCAATCAGGACATCTGCAG TTCCAGTGCAGTGTTTTCTGAGTGTTGTCACCACAGTCCCGTGCAGTCTGCTGTTGTCTTGAAAGCTCCTCCATGCCAGAGTTCTCTGACGCAAGGGCTCACTGTGACAGTTGTCTGTCAAGATGCAGTACAGGTGTCAAAGAGAAATTCCTGTGGTTCAGAGTGGGCCCAGGCCTTGAAGCCTGCTAAGAATACCAAAGCCAGAAGGACACTGAAGTTCTCAAAATCCCTAAACGATGTGGGTGAGAAGGCCCAGGACACTTTGGAAAGTTTTGACTATGTGGAGAGAACTTGCTCTGAAGGGAAGCTGGTGCTCCCTCAAGACCCGTGTCTCAGAGGTAACAGGTTccaccagaaagagaaaagaacgcTGAATCACAAACCTTTTGGCAATTCCAAACGTTCATGTGTTTCATCCCTTTCTGCCAACTGTTCAGTGGCATCAGAGGTGGGCGCTGGCAAGGCGGGCTTACACATCCCTCTGCTAGACGAGAAGGCGGATGGCGAGGCCGCATCCAGAAGTCGGCGGCTGCTCCGGTACCTGCTCTCGCTCTCTCACGGTTCGAGCACCAGCAGCCTGCACCGGTTCCACGAGCTGCAGAGCTGCGCCCCTGGCCTGCACCCCGCCAAGTCGTCCAGCGGGCTGGCGGGGAGTGCGGGCTTCTGCTCCGACGACATGGGCGACGACGATGTCTTTGAGGACAGCATGTCTGCAAAACTGAAGAGCAAGGTCCTGCGGGCACCCCTCTGCTCAGTGGAGAAGGACAGTGACCTGGACTGTCCTTCCCCTCTGTCTGAAAAGTACCCCCCCATCTCTCCTGTGTCCACGTCAGGGGACGCTTGCAG AAGCCCCTCTCACAGAAACAAACAGCTGAGAGCCTGGCCTGGGCCAGATCCCAGCTTCTTTTCAGGCCAGGTGTCCCCACCTGCTCTTCAGCTGCTGGAAGAGACccttctgtttcttaaaagtcTGTTAAGTTCCTTGAG GATCTGTCACTGTGAAGGGGATGATGAGAGCCCTCTGATCACCCCATGCCACTGCACGGGGAGCCTCCATTTCGTGCACCAGGCCTGCCTGCAGCAGTGGATCAAGAGCTCCGACacgcgctgctgtgagctgtgcaagTTCGAGTTCATCATGGAGACCAAGCAGAAGCCTCTGAGAAAG TGGGAGATGCTGCAGATGACAGCCAGAGAGCGCCGGAGGATCATGTGCTCAGTGACGTTCCATGTCATCGCCATCACCTGTGTGGTCTGGTCCTTGTATGTGCTCATCGATCGCACTGCTGAGGAGATCAAGCAGGGGCAGGCAACAG GAATCCTAGAGTGGCCCTTTTGGACTAAATTGGTGGTTGTGGCCATCGGCTTTACTGGTGGACTTCTTTTTATGTATGTTCAGTGCAAAGTGTATGTACAATTATGGAAGAGACTCAAGGCTTATAACAGAGTAATCTATGTTCAAAATTGTCcagaaacaagcaaaaagaatatttttgaaaaatctgcACTAACAGAGCCcaactttgaaaataaagatgGACGTGGAATCTGTCATTCCGACACAAACTCTTCTTGTTGCACAGAACCTGAAGACACTGGAGCAGAGATTGTTCACGTCTGA
- the MARCH8 gene encoding E3 ubiquitin-protein ligase MARCH8 isoform X3 — MKLQNEKTLGHSMSHSSNISKAGGSSVASAPVSAFSRTSVTPSNQDICSSSAVFSECCHHSPVQSAVVLKAPPCQSSLTQGLTVTVVCQDAVQVSKRNSCGSEWAQALKPAKNTKARRTLKFSKSLNDVGEKAQDTLESFDYVERTCSEGKLVLPQDPCLRGNRFHQKEKRTLNHKPFGNSKRSCVSSLSANCSVASEVGAGKAGLHIPLLDEKADGEAASRSRRLLRYLLSLSHGSSTSSLHRFHELQSCAPGLHPAKSSSGLAGSAGFCSDDMGDDDVFEDSMSAKLKSKVLRAPLCSVEKDSDLDCPSPLSEKYPPISPVSTSGDACRSPSHRNKQLRAWPGPDPSFFSGQVSPPALQLLEETLLFLKSLLSSLRICHCEGDDESPLITPCHCTGSLHFVHQACLQQWIKSSDTRCCELCKFEFIMETKQKPLRKWEMLQMTARERRRIMCSVTFHVIAITCVVWSLYVLIDRTAEEIKQGQATGILEWPFWTKLVVVAIGFTGGLLFMYVQCKVYVQLWKRLKAYNRVIYVQNCPETSKKNIFEKSALTEPNFENKDGRGICHSDTNSSCCTEPEDTGAEIVHV, encoded by the exons GCTGGGGGTTCCTCGGTGGCATCTGCTCCAGTGTCAGCCTTCTCTCGCACCTCTGTCACGCCCTCCAATCAGGACATCTGCAG TTCCAGTGCAGTGTTTTCTGAGTGTTGTCACCACAGTCCCGTGCAGTCTGCTGTTGTCTTGAAAGCTCCTCCATGCCAGAGTTCTCTGACGCAAGGGCTCACTGTGACAGTTGTCTGTCAAGATGCAGTACAGGTGTCAAAGAGAAATTCCTGTGGTTCAGAGTGGGCCCAGGCCTTGAAGCCTGCTAAGAATACCAAAGCCAGAAGGACACTGAAGTTCTCAAAATCCCTAAACGATGTGGGTGAGAAGGCCCAGGACACTTTGGAAAGTTTTGACTATGTGGAGAGAACTTGCTCTGAAGGGAAGCTGGTGCTCCCTCAAGACCCGTGTCTCAGAGGTAACAGGTTccaccagaaagagaaaagaacgcTGAATCACAAACCTTTTGGCAATTCCAAACGTTCATGTGTTTCATCCCTTTCTGCCAACTGTTCAGTGGCATCAGAGGTGGGCGCTGGCAAGGCGGGCTTACACATCCCTCTGCTAGACGAGAAGGCGGATGGCGAGGCCGCATCCAGAAGTCGGCGGCTGCTCCGGTACCTGCTCTCGCTCTCTCACGGTTCGAGCACCAGCAGCCTGCACCGGTTCCACGAGCTGCAGAGCTGCGCCCCTGGCCTGCACCCCGCCAAGTCGTCCAGCGGGCTGGCGGGGAGTGCGGGCTTCTGCTCCGACGACATGGGCGACGACGATGTCTTTGAGGACAGCATGTCTGCAAAACTGAAGAGCAAGGTCCTGCGGGCACCCCTCTGCTCAGTGGAGAAGGACAGTGACCTGGACTGTCCTTCCCCTCTGTCTGAAAAGTACCCCCCCATCTCTCCTGTGTCCACGTCAGGGGACGCTTGCAG AAGCCCCTCTCACAGAAACAAACAGCTGAGAGCCTGGCCTGGGCCAGATCCCAGCTTCTTTTCAGGCCAGGTGTCCCCACCTGCTCTTCAGCTGCTGGAAGAGACccttctgtttcttaaaagtcTGTTAAGTTCCTTGAG GATCTGTCACTGTGAAGGGGATGATGAGAGCCCTCTGATCACCCCATGCCACTGCACGGGGAGCCTCCATTTCGTGCACCAGGCCTGCCTGCAGCAGTGGATCAAGAGCTCCGACacgcgctgctgtgagctgtgcaagTTCGAGTTCATCATGGAGACCAAGCAGAAGCCTCTGAGAAAG TGGGAGATGCTGCAGATGACAGCCAGAGAGCGCCGGAGGATCATGTGCTCAGTGACGTTCCATGTCATCGCCATCACCTGTGTGGTCTGGTCCTTGTATGTGCTCATCGATCGCACTGCTGAGGAGATCAAGCAGGGGCAGGCAACAG GAATCCTAGAGTGGCCCTTTTGGACTAAATTGGTGGTTGTGGCCATCGGCTTTACTGGTGGACTTCTTTTTATGTATGTTCAGTGCAAAGTGTATGTACAATTATGGAAGAGACTCAAGGCTTATAACAGAGTAATCTATGTTCAAAATTGTCcagaaacaagcaaaaagaatatttttgaaaaatctgcACTAACAGAGCCcaactttgaaaataaagatgGACGTGGAATCTGTCATTCCGACACAAACTCTTCTTGTTGCACAGAACCTGAAGACACTGGAGCAGAGATTGTTCACGTCTGA